The bacterium DNA window TCAACAACCACATGGGCTCGAAGCTGACCTCCGACCGCCGCTGCATGGCCGCCGTTTTAGCCGAAATCGCCGACCGCAACCTGTGGTTCGTGGACTCGGTGACGTACCACACGTCGGTGGCGGCCACCCTGGCCGCGGAGTGCGGCCTGCCCCACGCCCGCCGGGACATTTTTCTGGACAACGACCCCGCCCGCCGCGCCGTGGTCAAAGAATTAAAGCGCGCCGTGGACCTCGCCCGCGAGCGCGACGGGCCCGTCGTCGTCATCGGCCACGACCGCGACGCCACCCTCGACGCGATCCGCGAGGTGATTACATACGCCCGGGAGGCCGGCGTCGCCCTGGTCGGGGTCTCGCAGTGCCTGGAGTAGCTCCGCTTGACCCGGCCCCGCGGGGGGGCTAAACTTTACTCGGAAACTCCCCCGGGAGAAGCCATGCGCCGCCAGACACCCGTTCTCGTCGTCGCCCTGGTGCTCCTGACCGCCCTGGCCGCCGGCGGGGGCCAACTGGACCCCGACCGCGTCTACACCGTCCAGCGCGGCGACACCCTCTGGGACCTGGCCGAGGAGTTCCTGGGCAGCCCCTGGCTCTGGCCACTCATCTGGCAGGCCAACCCCGCCATCGTGGAGCACCCGCACTGGATTTACCCCGGCGAGGAAATCTACATCCCGCCCAACGTCCCCCCCGAGCTCCCCACGCGCATCCAGGTCCGCATCCGCGACGACGAGCCCATCGTGGCCTTGACGCGGGAGCAGCTCGTCGCCCTCTGGCGGCGGCTTCTCGAGTACGGCGGCATGGTGGTGCCCGACATTGACGAGTACTGGGAGCTGGCCCACATCGTGGCCTCCGCCGACGAAGACCGAACCATGATCGCGCTCTACGACGAGGTGTACATCTCCGGCGGCGACGACGAGGGCTTCTACCCCGGCGCCCAGTTCCTCGTCTACCGCGACAAGGGCCTCGTCGTCGTCCCCGACTCCCGCATAGACGTGGGCCGCCTCATCCAGAACGTGGGCGTCATCGAGGTCACCGACGTCTTCCCCGAAGTCAGCCGCGCCAAGATAATCGCCTGCAACGAGGCCGTCTTCGTCGGCGACAAGATTCGTTTCCGCGAGGATATTGACTCGGAGTTCCTCCGCTTCCGCACGGGGGTCGAGCCGCCGGTGTGGGAATCCGAGGAGGAGGCGCTCGCCGAGCGCGGGTACGTCTGCTGGGAGCGCGACGGCCGCAGCTACGCCGCCCAGGGCCACGTGGTCTACATCAACTGGGGGACCGACCAGGGCCTCGAGCCCGGCTCCAGGGTCATCGTCTGGCGCTCCGGGCGCACCGTGGACGACCCGGTCGGTCTCGAGGCGGTCAGGCTCCCCGACGAAAAGATAGGTACGCTGGGGGTGTTGAAGGTCACCGATTCCACGGCCACCTGCCTGGTCCTGGGCAACACCACCCGCATCGAAATCGGCGACTACGTGGACTACGTGCGGAGATAAAACTTGACTTATAGTCTATGGACATGTTAGGGTAATCGAGTAACAATTCCCCTATGGGGAAGTTATTAACAATACTCGGCTCAAACATCAGGCGTTTAAGAAAACGTCTCAATCTAACCCAAGAAGAACTAGCGTCCAGAGTTCGAAGGCACCCAACTTACATAAGCGGTATCGAAAGGGGAGTCAGAAACATAACCATTAATGTACTAGAAGACATCTCAACTGCTTTAGAAGTTGAACCAACCGAAATAATTCAAATAGAAATAAGCCAATTAGAGAAAAACCTAAACTGCTCGAAAAATGACATAATAAAAGCGGTCGAAGCCGGCTTCAGAGCACAGGTTGATGTAAAGGGCAAACTGGCTGAGTTATTTCTGTCGCGATGTTTGACCGACTTGGAACATGAGGGGGTAATTGAGGGCTATAAATGGCATGACGAAGATAAACTTCCCGATTTCTCAATTAAATACAGAGGGAGAGACTACACGTTAGAATGTAAGAATGTACGTAGCGGTGAGAAAATGATAGTAAAGGACGGTTATCGCATAGAGGTAGAAAAAACGAGAAATTCAAAAGATGGTTCAAACACGAGATCATACGGCATAGACGAATTCGACCTACTAGCCGCTTGTACGTTTAATCAGACAAATGAATGGACCTATTTGTATGCAGCCACATTTAAGCTGAAAAGGAAAAAAGGCGAAGAAACGCTGTTAAAAATTATGCAGCCCGTTCCCTTTAAACCCGGCCCAACTTGGCGTTCATCGCTAGAAGAAGCGATACGAGATATACCCGATGAAGCTTGAAAATAATAACAACCTCAACCCATTTTATAAGACCTCGCTAGGTTCTGCCTACCTGGGTGACACCTTCTCTTTAATAAAACAAACACCGGACGAGAGTATTGACCTCATATTTACATCACCACCATACGCGCTCCATTTTAAAAAGGAGTATGGAAATGAAAACCAGGACGAATACGTCGAATGGTTTATATCGTTGGGAGAGGATTTAAAAAGGGTATTAAAGCCAACAGGCAGTTTTGTGCTGAACATCGGGGGCAGTTGGGAGCCGGGAAGACCGACCAGGTCTTTGTGCCATTTCGAAGTATTAATTAAGCTTGTAAAAGATATAGGTTTCTATTTAGCTCAGGAGTTTTACTGGTACAACCCCGCCAAGTTGCCCGTTCCTGCTGAGTGGGTAACAGTCCGCAAATTGAGGGTAAAAGACTCTGTCGAATGTTTGTGGTGGCTTTCAAAGACACCTGAGCCCAAAGCAAGTAACGAAAAGGTGCTTCGTGAGTACAGCGAGGACATGAAACGTCTTATTAAAAGGGGGTATAGAACAAAAAGACGTCCGTCGGGTCATAATATTACACACAAGTTCCAAAATGATAGAGGAGGTTCTATACCCGACAACATCTTAATATTCGGTAATAACGACAGCACGGGGTACTATTTGAAAAGGTGCAAGGAATCCGGGCTGAAGGTTCACCCCGCACGTTTTCCGATTCAACTACCTACGTTTTTCATTAAATTTCTGACTGAGCCGGGAGATATTGTGTTTGACCCTTTCGCCGGCAGTAATACGACTGGTGAAGCCGCTGAGAGGTTGGGCAGGAAGTGGTTATCCTTTGAAAGAGAAGAAGAATATTTAATTGCCAGTTCTTTCCGTTTTGAAGGATTATCAAACATTGTTACTGAGGTAGAATCTATTGAAAATAATATATATACACCCAATCAGTTAGACATTAATCTCAAGTAAGTTTCCCTACAAGTAAAAGTAACTTCAAGCGGCCCGGGGCCGCGTTTTTAGCTGGAAATACGATGATGACGACGCGTAGGGGCATCCTCGCGTTACTCGAAGACCGGCGGGCGGCGTGGGTCATACTCCTCCTGGCGGTCGTGCTGCGCCTCGGCATCCTCTTCCTCGTCGCCGACGAGCCCCTGGTCTCGGACGCCGCGGGCTACTTCAAAGAAGCCCGGTACCTCGCCGAGGGTACGAGCTACACCCCCCGGTGGCCCCCGGGCCTGCCCATCTACCTGTCCGTTTTCCAGCACCTGAATTCCGGCGAGTTCCTCGCCCGGGCCTCGATGCTTCTGTGGTTCCTGGCGCTGGCCCTGTTGGGGTACCGGCTCGTTTTAGACGCGTCCCAAGAGGCGAAGTGGACCCCGGAGGGCGCGGCCTCGGCCCGCTTCGGCGCCAACCTCCTCCTCCTCGCCTTCGCCCTCTACCCGTGTTACGTCCTCAACTCGGTGGACACGCTCACCCAGCTCCCGGCGGCGGTGGGGGTGACCGCGGCGGCCCTGCTGACGCTGCGTGTCGCCCGCGGGGCGGGGGTCGGGACGGCGGTGGTGCTGGGGTGCGTGCTGGGGGCGACGGTGCTCATCCGGCCCACGAGCCTCGTCCTCCTCGCGGGGGTGCCGGTCTACCTGGCGGTGAAGTTGAAGAAGCCGCTGCCGCCCCTGGCGGTCTTTTTGCCGGCGGCCGGCGTCGTCGGTCTCTGGCTCCTGGTCGCGCAACACATGACCGGCCACTTCGTCTTCATCAACGAGGCCAACACCTGGAACCTCTTTTTGGGGAACAACCCGTACACGCCGCTTTACAGGACGTGGTGGCTGGGGTCGCACTCGGGCGTCGAATCCGGGTGGCCCGCCGGCTTCAGACGCCTGGTGACCGAGATAAACGCGCTGCCGGCGCACCTGCGGAGCGGACGGTACGCGGCGGTGGCCTGGGTGGAGATAGCCGGACGACCGGATCTCTTCCTCGTGCGCAGCCTGAGCCGCGTGCGGACATACCTCGCCACCGACAGCTTCACCGGCTCGTACCTCGTGAAAATCTTCGGCCTGCCGCTGTGGGTGGGGCTGGCGGCCATCGCGGCCGACGGCGCGTTCTACGTGGGCATCGCCGGGGCGGTCGTCGCGGCGCTCTTCGCGGGGGGTAGGGTGCTTCCCGAAAGGGACGCCCTGACGGTGCTCCTGGGAATCTCATTGCTCTACGCGCTGCCCTACTTCGTCAGCTTCTCCCACCCCGTGTACCACATCCCCACCACGCCGCTGTTGGCGGTCGTGGCGGCGGTGTTCGTCGGCCGTCTCCGGCGGGGGGGCGACGTGTGGGAAAAGCTGAAAAAATCCAAAAAAAGGCGGATCGGACTGTGGGTCGTCGCCGCCATTTTTGTGGCGATACAGATAGAGTGGCTCGTCGTCATGGCCGGCGTGATGTGAGGGGGGGACGTTGACCTGCGCGGAGGTCGTCGCCAGGCTCGAATCCCTGGCCTCGGACAGAAATCGCGAGGGCATGGGCCGCTTCGGCATCGCCGTGGACCGGGCGCTGGGGGTCCCCATGCCCGAGCTGCGCCGCCTGGCCAAGGAAATCGGCTCTGACCACGACCTGGCCGGGGAGCTGTGGGAGACCGGCATCCACGAGGCGCGCCTTCTGGCCTGCCTCGTCGCCCTGCCGGGAAAGCTGACCGAGGAGCAATTGGAGCGCTGGGCCGCCGGGTTCGACTCCTGGGACCTGGTGGACCAGTGCTGCTCGAACCTGGTGGACCGGACCCCCTTCGCCTGGGCCAAGGTGCGGGAGTGGGCGGGGCGGGAGGAGGAGTTCGTCCGGCGGGCCGCCTTCGCCCTCCTGGCCGCCCTGGCGGTCCACGACAAGAAGTCCCCCGACGGGCGGTTCCTCGACCTCCTGCCGTTGATTGAAGGTGCGTCGGACGACGGGCGCAAC harbors:
- a CDS encoding LysM peptidoglycan-binding domain-containing protein, producing MRRQTPVLVVALVLLTALAAGGGQLDPDRVYTVQRGDTLWDLAEEFLGSPWLWPLIWQANPAIVEHPHWIYPGEEIYIPPNVPPELPTRIQVRIRDDEPIVALTREQLVALWRRLLEYGGMVVPDIDEYWELAHIVASADEDRTMIALYDEVYISGGDDEGFYPGAQFLVYRDKGLVVVPDSRIDVGRLIQNVGVIEVTDVFPEVSRAKIIACNEAVFVGDKIRFREDIDSEFLRFRTGVEPPVWESEEEALAERGYVCWERDGRSYAAQGHVVYINWGTDQGLEPGSRVIVWRSGRTVDDPVGLEAVRLPDEKIGTLGVLKVTDSTATCLVLGNTTRIEIGDYVDYVRR
- a CDS encoding helix-turn-helix transcriptional regulator, which gives rise to MGKLLTILGSNIRRLRKRLNLTQEELASRVRRHPTYISGIERGVRNITINVLEDISTALEVEPTEIIQIEISQLEKNLNCSKNDIIKAVEAGFRAQVDVKGKLAELFLSRCLTDLEHEGVIEGYKWHDEDKLPDFSIKYRGRDYTLECKNVRSGEKMIVKDGYRIEVEKTRNSKDGSNTRSYGIDEFDLLAACTFNQTNEWTYLYAATFKLKRKKGEETLLKIMQPVPFKPGPTWRSSLEEAIRDIPDEA
- a CDS encoding site-specific DNA-methyltransferase; the encoded protein is MKLENNNNLNPFYKTSLGSAYLGDTFSLIKQTPDESIDLIFTSPPYALHFKKEYGNENQDEYVEWFISLGEDLKRVLKPTGSFVLNIGGSWEPGRPTRSLCHFEVLIKLVKDIGFYLAQEFYWYNPAKLPVPAEWVTVRKLRVKDSVECLWWLSKTPEPKASNEKVLREYSEDMKRLIKRGYRTKRRPSGHNITHKFQNDRGGSIPDNILIFGNNDSTGYYLKRCKESGLKVHPARFPIQLPTFFIKFLTEPGDIVFDPFAGSNTTGEAAERLGRKWLSFEREEEYLIASSFRFEGLSNIVTEVESIENNIYTPNQLDINLK
- a CDS encoding DNA alkylation repair protein, whose product is MTCAEVVARLESLASDRNREGMGRFGIAVDRALGVPMPELRRLAKEIGSDHDLAGELWETGIHEARLLACLVALPGKLTEEQLERWAAGFDSWDLVDQCCSNLVDRTPFAWAKVREWAGREEEFVRRAAFALLAALAVHDKKSPDGRFLDLLPLIEGASDDGRNYVKKAVNWALRQIGKRNLSLNAAAVKTAEEISKRDSKAARWIAADALRELSSAKLLDRLRDKARRAGRSR